The Flavobacterium johnsoniae genomic sequence CGCTTTTTTTACCAAAACCTGCATGTTTCTGATTTTAAATAACTCCAGTTTTTTTCCTGCGAAAATAAAAGTATCTGCAGGTTTTAATTTCGAAATAAACCATTCTTCAATAGTTCCGATATAGCCTCCGCTTAAAAATTTTACATTCATAACAGCATCGCCAACAATAGTTCCAATCTGCATTCTGTGATGCATTGCAATCATTCTACTATTGATTTTATAACAGCCGTTTTCATCAATTTCTACTTTTTTAAATTCGTCATAAGCTTGCAAACTCTGACTTCCGTTGGTAATAAAATTGAGAATCCAATTCCAGTTTTCTTTGGTAATGGTTTGATAACTAAAAGTTGATTGAATTTCTTTAAAAATTTCATCAGGATAAAATCCGTCAGAAACAGCTAAAGTGTTGAGGTACTGTATTAAAACATCCCAACTGTTCAAATACGGAACACGATCTTCTATAACACTATGTTCGACTGCTTTTTTCAGTGCCGAAGCTTCAATCAATTCAATTGCATGTGTTGCCAGAAAATAAATTACACTTTCTTTTCCCGGCTGATGCCCGCTTCGTCCGGCGCGCTGCATAAAACGCGCAACGCCTTTCGGACCGCCAACTTGAATAATCGATTCGACAGGAGCAAAGTCAACACCTAAATCTAAACTTGACGTACAAACTACGACTTTTAATTCTTCATTTCGAATCGCATTTTCTACCCAAAGTCTGGTTTCTCGATCTATACTTCCGTGATGCATTGCCATTTCTCCCGCAAATTCAGGATATTTTTCTAATAATCTTTGATACCAAATTTCGCATGCGGAACGCACATTTGTAAAAATTAAAGTGGTTTTACTGGCTTTTACAATTTTCGCCACTTCATCAATTAAATGCAAACCCATATGTCCGCGCCAAGGATATGTATCCATTTTTGGCGGAATTATAGAAACAACTTTTATTTTTTTATTGATAACTGCTTTTATTAAAACGGAGTTATTGTAAGCTTCAGAATTAACTCCGAGTAAAACTTCTTGCGCTTGCTGAAGATTTCCAATTGTGGCTGAAATTCCCCAAATTCTAAGGTTTTTGGCTATAGTTTTAAGTCGGGATAAACCCAATTCTACTTGAACGCCTCGTTTAGTTCCTAACAATTCGTGCCATTCGTCTATCACAATCGAACTGCAATTTTTAAAAGTAGAGGCATATCCTTTTGATGCCAAAAGCAATTGTAGACTTTCTGGAGTTGTAATTAATAAATCGGGCATTTTGCCTTTTTGTTTGGCTCTTTCTGCTGCAGAAGTATCTCCAGAACGAATTCCAACTGTCATCGGAATTTCTAAATCTGTTAAAACTCGTTCTGCAGCTTGTTTGATTTCTACTGATAAAGAACGCAATGGCGTAATCCAAATTGCTTTTAAACCAGGATTATGCTTGGTTTTATAATTCGGATTTTCTTTAATATAATTTAAAATGATTGGAAGCCAAAGCGCATAGGTTTTTCCGCTTCCTGTTGGCGCGTTCAGTAAACCATTTTTTCCTTGCAGAAAAGCAGTCCATGTTTGTGTCTGAAACGGAAAAGGTTTCCATCCCTGACTTTCAAACCAATTGCTGGCGATTGTAAATAGCTGCTCTCTGTTCATTTATAAAATCATATTTTTTAAATCGTCTATAGAATTGGCTTCTTCAATTTTTTTATCGTGACGCCATCTTAAAATTCGTGGGAAACGAGTTGCAACGCCGCTTTTATGTCTTTTAGAAAGTGCAATTCCTTCAAAACCGATTTCAAAAACCAATTTTGGAGTTACACTTCTCACGGGACCAAATCGCTCTAAAGTGTTTTTTTTAATGAAATCATCGACCATTCTAAATTCTGCATCGGTTAAGCCAGAATACGCTTTCGCGAAAGTGACGAGTTCACGTTCACTGTTTTCGTTTTCTTGCCATAAAGCAAAAGTATAATCGGTAAATAAATTGGATCGTCGACCGTGACCACGCATTGCATAGGTGAGAACGGCATCTATGGTTAAAGGTTCAATTTTCCATTTCCACCAATCGCCTTTTTTTCTTCCAACTAAATACGGAGAATCTTTTCGTTTGAGCATTAAACCTTCGCTTTTCATTTCGCGAGATTTCATTCTTTCATTTACAACATCTTCCCAAGTAGAAAAAGTAACTCTTTCTGAAAGCTGCAGCGGAATATCTTTTCCAATTAAAGTGGTGAATAATTCTTCTAATAAAGTACGACGCTCTTCGTAAGGAAGATTTCGAATATCATTTCCTTGCCATTCTAATAAATCATAAGCTTTAATGATAACGGGTGATTTTTTGAGAACAGAAGCTGGAACATTTTTTCGTCCAATTCGAGTTTGAAGATCATTAAAAGTTCCAATTTCATTTTCTATAAAAGGAAGAATCTCACCATCAATAACAGTTCCGTTTGGAATATTTCCGATGAAAGATTGAAATTCAGGGTATTTATCGGTTACCAATTCTTCTCCGCGAGACCAAACATAAATTTCGTTTTCACGAATAATAGTTTGAGAACGAATTCCGTCCCATTTATGTTCGGCGCTCCAATCTTCAGGATTTCCTAAACTTTCTAGCTCGCCTTCAATCGGATAAGCCAAATAAAACGGATAAGGTTTTGATAAATAATCGCTACTTCTTTCATCTAAAATTAATTCCTGAAAAGTAATCGTATTCGGATTCCAATCGCCCATTAATTTGTAAGCCAGCGTATCTTCGTCTATATTTTCTGCTTTAGAAAGTGCTCTCGTCATCAACTTCTGACTTAAACCAATTCTGAAACTTCCTGTAATTAATTTTGTAAAAACAAAGCGTTCGTAATAATTCAAATTCAACCAATTGGTTTGCAGATATTCTTTTTTCTCCAAATCATCTTTCTTTTTTAAAGCGATAATTTCCTGTAAAAACTCCGTTAAACTTTTATCAGAATGTTCTTTTGTCGTGGAAATAACCAACGCAATTGTTTCGGCTAAATCTCCAACAATATGGTAACTTTCCTCAAATAGCCAAAGCGGAATATTAGCAATTTCATTTGCCCATAATCGTAATAAAGTAGTATTTACAGGTCGAGGCGGACGCCTATGCGAAAGGATTGCAATTGTCCAAACTTTATCTTCATCACTTGCTTTCAAGAAATAATTAGTCAAAGCATCAACTTTTACCGATGTTTTATTAGAACTGTCTAAGGTTTTTATAAGCTCGGCAAAGTTTTTCATTTTTTGGTTGTTGGTTTATAGTTGATTGTTGATGGTTTGATAACCTTTGAACTTATAACTCATAACTCATCATTTGCGGCGTCGTTTGTTTCTCCTTCATATTGAGTGTGAGCGGTTCTGGCATCATAACCTAATTCTCGGAGATATTTGGAAAATATATCAGAATATCCGTGTGTGCAGATTATTTTTTCGGCTCCTGTTGCTTTGATGCTTTCTAGTAAACCTGTCCAATCGCAATGATCGCTGATAACGAATCCGCGATCAACGGCACGTCTGCGTCTTGCACCACGAAAAGCCATCCAACCGCTTGCAGTTCCGGTTACAAAAGGAGTCATTTTTCTTATCCATGTGCTTCCGTGCGCGCTTGGTGGCGCGAGAACAATATTTCCAAGTAAATCTTCTTTTTTAGTTTCTTGAGTTACTCTAATTGTTGCTGGTAAATCAATTAAAGGTCGAACAATATTTGTCATATTTTCGATTGCGCCATGCGTGTATATTGTACCAATATTTGGATCAAGATATTTTAGTAAACGTTGCGCTTTTCCTAAAGAATATCCAAAAAGTATGGAAGTTTTACCTTCAGCTCGATTTTCTACCCACCAATTATTAATCTCGGTCATTACATCTTTTTGAGATTCCCAATTAAAAGCTGGAAGTCCGAAAGTGCATTCGGTTATGAAAGAATGACATTTTACAACTTCATAAGGAACAGAAATTCCGTCGTCTTCTGTTTTATAATCTCCTGTAAAAACCCAGATTTCGCCTTTATATTCTACTCTAATTTGTGCCGAACCAATAATATGTCCTGCAGGATGAAGAGAAAATTTTACTCCATTTATAGTAAAAGTTTCGTTCCAATCTTTGCCAGAAACGTTGATTTCTCCTAAACGATATTTAATAATTGGCACATTAGAATGATGTGTAATATAATTTTGATGTCCCCATCTAGAATGATCAGAATGCCCGTGCGTTATAATAGCATTTTTTACCGGTCGCCAAGGATCAAGGTAAACATCTGCCTGCTGACAGTAAATTCCTTTATCGTTAAACTGTAATAGTGGCGGATTCATCTCTTTTAATTAGATAATTGTATTTACTATCTTGTTGCAATTATTAGATAAGTAATAAGAGAAATGCTTAAAACACACGTAAAAGCGTTTATAAAATTAAGCATTGCGTAAGAATATTTATATTTTGGTGTCATGGTTCTTGGTTTTAATGTTCAAAATTTCGATAAGGCGGACAGTCATATTTATGATCTTCAGGATCTAAATTGTAACTGTTATAAGGATTTACTTCGTCATAACTAGAAAAAGGCGTGTTGTCTTCAGCTGTGTTCAAACCGCTTTCTATTATTTCATAGCAATCTTCAAATTGATTGCATTCGTTTCTGTAATTATAATCTGGATTTTCTCCCGATGTAAATTCTTGGTCTAGCGCTTCATTTTCATGAGCGGTATCAATATGATCTGGTTTGCTACATTTAAAATCATTTAATTTTGCAGTGTATCGGTTGTCTGATTCTGTGTTCATAGCTGCTTTTTTAAATTAATAATTTTTCAACTTGTATATACAAATTTGATAATTAGAAGATTAAAAAAATTATACGATTTGATTTTAATTTTACATGATTCGTTTATCAGCTGATTTTCATTCTATAAAAATCAAATGTAATTCTGTAAAAAACGCCTGAAAGTAATTTTGCAACTTTGTATCTATTAATTATTTAAAAATTAAAACATTATGGAAACTTCAAGAAAAGATTCGAAATCTGGAATGAAAGATTCTGGAAAAACTCAAAAATCAACATCTGGTTCTAGAGGAAAAAGCACTACTACAAAATCAACAGATTCAAAAGGTAGAGCTGGTCATTAATTTTTTTTAGTTAATTATAAAAAACTAAATAATAAAAGCGTGCTGTTTACATGTAAGTAGCACGCTTTTACGTTTTTAGTAATTAGATTAAAAATAATACTGTAATAAGAAATGGAAATTGTATAACTCATTTTTTTACAATTATTTATAGCTTTATATTATAATAAATACCTGAAAATATGTCGCTTACGAAATACAATCAGAAAAGAAATTTTAAGGAAACGAAAGAACCTCAAGGGAAAAAAGCTAAATCGGAAAGCAAATTAATTTTTGTTGTTCAGAAACATGCTGCGTCTCATCTTCATTATGATTTTCGTTTAGAAATGGATGGTGTTTTAAAAAGCTGGGCAGTTCCAAAAGGACCTTCATTAGATCCAGATATTAAACGTTTGGCGATGATGGTTGAGGATCATCCTTACAGTTATAAAGATTTTGAGGGAAATATTCCGAAAGGGAATTATGGTGCTGGAAACGTGATTGTTTGGGATAATGGAACTTACGAGCCAGGAGAAGAAAGCAATCTTAGCGCTGAAAAACAATTATTAGCCGATTTGAAAAAGGGACATTTGAGAATTGTTTTGAAAGGAAAAAAACTGAAAGGAAGTTTTTCATTGGTAAAATTAAAAGGTAAAGAAGATAATGCTTGGCTTTTAATTAAAAAGGAAGACCAATACGCTGATAAAGTTGATATTACGCTCAAAAATAAATCGGTTATTTCAAGACGAACTTTAGAATCTTTAGAGAAAGAAAATAAGCCTGAACCAGTTAAAAAAAAAGTAAGTCCGATAAAGAAAACAATTGAGGAAGATAAACCAGTTGCTTTTGTAAAACCAATGCTGGCAAGTTTAAGTGACAAACCTTTTAATGATGAAGATTGGGTTTTTGAAAACAAATTTGACGGTTATCGTACAATTGCGGTTTGTAATTCGGATGATGTTGAATTGTTTAGCAGAAACAAAATTTCATTCACGGATAATTTTCAAATAATTGCTGAAGATTTAAAAAAAATCGATCACAATGTTGTTTTGGATGGAGAAGTGGTGGTGGAAAAAGCTGGTCGTTCTGATTTTCAGTTACTTCAAAATTTTCTAAAAACAGGAAGAGGAAATTTGAAATATTATGTTTTTGATATTTTAAATCTGGACGGAAATGATCTAACTGGACTTTCTTTGCTCCAGAGAAAAGAATTACTCAAAATTTTACTTGAAAAATATGATTTTACCAATGTTTTTTATTCGGAACACATTCAAGGAAAAGGAATTAAATTTTTTGATCAAGCTGTAAAGAAAAATGGAGAGGGCATTATTGCCAAAAGAGCTTCTGGATCTTATACATCAGGCAAAAGATCTAAAGATTGGCTGAAAATTAAAATCTCTCAAGCTGAAGAAGCCATAATTATCGGAATTACTGAACCTAAAAATTCCAGAGAACATTTTGGAGCTTTGCTGTTAGGACAATACGAAAATAAAGTCTTGAAATTTATCGGAAAATGCGGAACAGGATTTACGCAAGCAACGCTAAAAGAATTGTACGAAAAATTCAGTCCGTATTTTATTGATGAAAGTCCGTTAGAGCAGAAAACGGGTTTAAGAGATATTGTACAATGGATTAAGCCCAAATTTGTCTGTCAGGTAAAATTTGCAGAATGGACTCAGGAAAATCATTTAAGACAGCCAGTTTATTTGGGACTTCGTTTGGATAAAAATCCTAAAGAGGCTGTTTTTTCTAAAGAAATAATTACGCCTAAAAAAGAAACTACAATGAAAAAAGAAATACTTAATAAAGATAAAAACGAAAATGATTTTGATTTGAAAGTCGGAAAAGTAAAGCTTCATCTTACGAATCAGAATAAAATCTATTTTCCTGACGATCAGATTACGAAAGGAGAAATTGTAAATTATTATAATGAAGTTTCAGAATTAATTCTTCCGTATTTAAAAGATCGTCCGCAATCTATGAATCGATTTCCAAACGGAATTGAAGGGCCTAGTTTTTATCAGAAAGATGTAGATGAAGATAAAATTCCAACTTGGATTAAAACTAAAAAAATCTTTTCAGAATCGAACAACGCTAATATTGATTATCTGATTTGTAACGATAAAGCATCTTTACTTTACATGGCAAATTTGGGTTGTATTGACATCAATCCGTGGAATTCAACAATAAAGCGAATTGATAATCCGGATTGGGTTGTAATAGATATTGATCCTCAAAAAGATGATTTTAAAGAAGTTGTAAAAGTAGCTTTGGCTGTAAAAGAAGTTATGGATAGTTTTGAATCTCCTTGTTATTGTAAAACTTCTGGGGCGTCAGGATTACATGTTTATATTCCGCTTGGCGGAAAATACGATTACGATTCTGTAAAAATATTTGCAGAAATTCTTGCTCATGAAGTTCATCAAAAATTACCAGACACAACTAGTTTAGAACGTTCTATTAAAAAACGAAAAGGTAAAATTTACATCGATTATTTGCAAAACAGAAAAGGACAGACTTTGGCGGCGCCTTATTCTGTTCGTCCAAAACCTGGAGCAACCGTTTCAACTCCGTTAGAATGGAGTGAAGTAAATGCTAAATTGACTCCGCAACAATTTACAATCAAAAATGTTTTGAAACGTTTTGAAAAGAAAGGCGATTTATGGGCGCCAGTTTTAGGTAAAGGAATAGATATAAAGTCTATTTTGAAAAAGTCTGAAGCTATTTAATCAAGAAGATTTTTTCTTATTTTCTAAACTTGCTTTTAGCATACTCATTAAATCATCTGATTGTTTATGAACGACTTTAAGTTTAGGCGCAGTTTGTTTTTTGCCTTTGGCTTTGTCTTTTATAATTTTTAAAAGTTTTGCAGTGTATTCGTCTTTGTATTTCGAAATATCGAAAGGCTCTGTTAATTGTTCTACCAATTTATTTGCCATATCAATTTCTTTTAGTTTTGTTTTGGAAACCGCAGGAAGTTTAAGCTCGCTTGTATCTCTAATTTCTTGTTCAAATCGAATACGATTTAAAACAATAACATCTTTATAAGGTTTAAGAATAGCAAGTGCTTCTTTGTTTCGAAGTACAAAACTGGTAACGCCAACTTTTCCTGTAGATGCCATTGCATCTCTTAATAAAGCGTAAGCGTTTGCTGCACCTTTATCGGGCTCTAAATAATAAGGCTGTTCGTAGTATAAACTGTCAATTTCTTTTTCGAGAGTAAAATTCAGAATATCGATAGTTTTCGTTTTTTCAGCATCTGCAGCTTCAAAATCTTTATCCTCAAGAATAACATATTTGTCGTCTATTTTATATCCTTTGACAATATTGGCAAAAGCAACTTCTTTTCCTGTGGTTTCATTGACTCTTTTGAATTTAATATTGGAATTATCATTTTTATCCAGCATATCCAAGTCTAGAGAACTTTCCTGAACCGCAGAAAAAAGTTTTATGGGAATATTAATTAAGCCAAAGCTAATAGAACCTGTCCATATTGATCTCATAACGCTATTTTTTAAAATGAAAATAAAGTTATGAAGATCAGAACAGATTCATTTACAAAGGATTTTGTAAAAGTTATAAAATCTCAATCTTAATTAAAGAGAATTTAAAGTGATTATTTCAGAACTTCCTGAATTGTATTTACAAAAGTTTCTACAGGCTGTGCTCCAGAAACGGCATATTTTCTATCGAACACAAAGAATGGAACGCCTTGAACACCAATTTCTCCAGCTTCTTTAATATCAGATTGAACTTCTTTTATAAACAAATCATCACTTTCTAAAACCTCTCTAACTTCATTTTCGGCAAGACCGGCTTGAATTCCTAATTTTATTAAAGTAGGTCCGTTGTTTAGATCTTGACCATCAGTAAAATAGGCTTTAAAGAAAATTTCTTCCATTCGATCGTCAATATTTTTAGTTTTAGCCAATTGAATGATTCTGTGTGCGTTTAAAGAATTAGAGATAACAGCTTTATCGAAATTATAATCTAAACCAACGCTTTTAGCGCGTTCTGCAACGCCTTTATGCATTTCTTTAGATTGTTCAACCGACATGCCTTTTCTTTCTGCTAAAAACGTGTAAACGTCTGTATCAGGTTGCGCAGTAATTGTTGGATCAAGCTGAAAGCTTTTCCATTCAATTTCAAAATTATCATTTGGAAATACTGAAAGAGCAGTTTCCAATTGTCTTTTTCCTATATAACAAAACGGACACATGATGTCCGACCAAATTTCTATTTTCATAATTCAAAGATACGGAAAATTTGTTGTTTCAGGTTTTTGGATTGTGCTGAATTTAAACGCAAAGGGCGCAAGTTTTTTTGATTTAGACAATGTATAGGAAAACGCAAAGTTCGCAAAGCTTTGAGTAAAAACTTTGCGAACTTTGCGTAAACCTTGGCGTCTTTGCGGTAAAACTGTACGTATAGTATATCAACCTGAAACTTGAAACCTGAAACAAAACCCAACCAAAAATAAAAAACCGCAACTCTTTATAGGAATTGCGGTTTCTAGGTATAAAAAATGGTTGGTTAATAGCGATATTTTTTTTTTACAATGATATATCTTTAATATTGAACTAAAAAATATCCCTGTAACAAAAAGAAACTTTGATGTTAACTATTTAACATAACAGGCATTACGAGCATCGTAACCGTTTCACCCTCTTCTAAACCATCAACTGGAGTTAAGATTCCAGCTCTGTTAGGCAATGACATTTCAAGCATAATCATGTCAGATTGTAAATTAGTCAACATTTCTGTTAAGAAACGAGAGTTGAAACCAATTTGAAGATCATCTCCTTGATAATCACAAGTTAATCTTTCTTCTGCTTTATTTGAGTAATCGATATCTTCTGCAGAGACGTTTAATTCAGCTCCAGCAATTTTCAAACGAATTTGGTGTGTAGTTTTGTTAGAGAAAATCGCAACACGACGTACAGAACTTAAAAATAAAGAACGGTCAATCATTAATTTGTTTGGATTTTCTTTTGGAATTACCGCTTCGTAGTTCGGGTATTTTCCGTCAATTAAACGACACATTAAAATATAATTGTCAAATGAGAAAGTCGCATTTGAATCGTTGTATTCAATTTTTACTTCAGCATCAGAACTTCCTAAAATACTTTTTAAAATGTTTAAAGGTTTCTTAGGCATAATAAAATCTGCAACTTGAGATGCTTTTACATCTGTACGTGCATATTTTACCAATTTATGAGCGTCTGTTGCAACAAATATTAATCCTTCTGGTGAAAACTGGAAGAAAACTCCAGACATCACAGGGCGTAAATCGTCATTTCCTGCTGCGAAAATAGTTTTGCTAACTGCAGTTGCTAAAACT encodes the following:
- a CDS encoding ligase-associated DNA damage response DEXH box helicase; its protein translation is MNREQLFTIASNWFESQGWKPFPFQTQTWTAFLQGKNGLLNAPTGSGKTYALWLPIILNYIKENPNYKTKHNPGLKAIWITPLRSLSVEIKQAAERVLTDLEIPMTVGIRSGDTSAAERAKQKGKMPDLLITTPESLQLLLASKGYASTFKNCSSIVIDEWHELLGTKRGVQVELGLSRLKTIAKNLRIWGISATIGNLQQAQEVLLGVNSEAYNNSVLIKAVINKKIKVVSIIPPKMDTYPWRGHMGLHLIDEVAKIVKASKTTLIFTNVRSACEIWYQRLLEKYPEFAGEMAMHHGSIDRETRLWVENAIRNEELKVVVCTSSLDLGVDFAPVESIIQVGGPKGVARFMQRAGRSGHQPGKESVIYFLATHAIELIEASALKKAVEHSVIEDRVPYLNSWDVLIQYLNTLAVSDGFYPDEIFKEIQSTFSYQTITKENWNWILNFITNGSQSLQAYDEFKKVEIDENGCYKINSRMIAMHHRMQIGTIVGDAVMNVKFLSGGYIGTIEEWFISKLKPADTFIFAGKKLELFKIRNMQVLVKKASPKKESKIASWMGGRLALSSQMSELLRQELYRANTDNLSPELKALQPLFLRQRKESIVPSSDEFLIETFKTREGFHAIFYPFEGRFVHEALASLLAYRISLLQSITFSLAYNDYGFELLSDQEIDIEAVLDNNLFSTEYVHHDLQKSLNSTEMARRKFRDIAVIAGLVFTGFPGKMVKTKHLQSGSQLLFEVFRDFEPDNLLLHQVYRETFEHQLEEGRLILALERIASQNIIWKKCLKPTPFSFPIITDRLREKLSSETLAERIQKMTASYMK
- a CDS encoding ATP-dependent DNA ligase, whose translation is MKNFAELIKTLDSSNKTSVKVDALTNYFLKASDEDKVWTIAILSHRRPPRPVNTTLLRLWANEIANIPLWLFEESYHIVGDLAETIALVISTTKEHSDKSLTEFLQEIIALKKKDDLEKKEYLQTNWLNLNYYERFVFTKLITGSFRIGLSQKLMTRALSKAENIDEDTLAYKLMGDWNPNTITFQELILDERSSDYLSKPYPFYLAYPIEGELESLGNPEDWSAEHKWDGIRSQTIIRENEIYVWSRGEELVTDKYPEFQSFIGNIPNGTVIDGEILPFIENEIGTFNDLQTRIGRKNVPASVLKKSPVIIKAYDLLEWQGNDIRNLPYEERRTLLEELFTTLIGKDIPLQLSERVTFSTWEDVVNERMKSREMKSEGLMLKRKDSPYLVGRKKGDWWKWKIEPLTIDAVLTYAMRGHGRRSNLFTDYTFALWQENENSERELVTFAKAYSGLTDAEFRMVDDFIKKNTLERFGPVRSVTPKLVFEIGFEGIALSKRHKSGVATRFPRILRWRHDKKIEEANSIDDLKNMIL
- a CDS encoding ligase-associated DNA damage response exonuclease, giving the protein MNPPLLQFNDKGIYCQQADVYLDPWRPVKNAIITHGHSDHSRWGHQNYITHHSNVPIIKYRLGEINVSGKDWNETFTINGVKFSLHPAGHIIGSAQIRVEYKGEIWVFTGDYKTEDDGISVPYEVVKCHSFITECTFGLPAFNWESQKDVMTEINNWWVENRAEGKTSILFGYSLGKAQRLLKYLDPNIGTIYTHGAIENMTNIVRPLIDLPATIRVTQETKKEDLLGNIVLAPPSAHGSTWIRKMTPFVTGTASGWMAFRGARRRRAVDRGFVISDHCDWTGLLESIKATGAEKIICTHGYSDIFSKYLRELGYDARTAHTQYEGETNDAANDEL
- the ligD gene encoding DNA ligase D — protein: MSLTKYNQKRNFKETKEPQGKKAKSESKLIFVVQKHAASHLHYDFRLEMDGVLKSWAVPKGPSLDPDIKRLAMMVEDHPYSYKDFEGNIPKGNYGAGNVIVWDNGTYEPGEESNLSAEKQLLADLKKGHLRIVLKGKKLKGSFSLVKLKGKEDNAWLLIKKEDQYADKVDITLKNKSVISRRTLESLEKENKPEPVKKKVSPIKKTIEEDKPVAFVKPMLASLSDKPFNDEDWVFENKFDGYRTIAVCNSDDVELFSRNKISFTDNFQIIAEDLKKIDHNVVLDGEVVVEKAGRSDFQLLQNFLKTGRGNLKYYVFDILNLDGNDLTGLSLLQRKELLKILLEKYDFTNVFYSEHIQGKGIKFFDQAVKKNGEGIIAKRASGSYTSGKRSKDWLKIKISQAEEAIIIGITEPKNSREHFGALLLGQYENKVLKFIGKCGTGFTQATLKELYEKFSPYFIDESPLEQKTGLRDIVQWIKPKFVCQVKFAEWTQENHLRQPVYLGLRLDKNPKEAVFSKEIITPKKETTMKKEILNKDKNENDFDLKVGKVKLHLTNQNKIYFPDDQITKGEIVNYYNEVSELILPYLKDRPQSMNRFPNGIEGPSFYQKDVDEDKIPTWIKTKKIFSESNNANIDYLICNDKASLLYMANLGCIDINPWNSTIKRIDNPDWVVIDIDPQKDDFKEVVKVALAVKEVMDSFESPCYCKTSGASGLHVYIPLGGKYDYDSVKIFAEILAHEVHQKLPDTTSLERSIKKRKGKIYIDYLQNRKGQTLAAPYSVRPKPGATVSTPLEWSEVNAKLTPQQFTIKNVLKRFEKKGDLWAPVLGKGIDIKSILKKSEAI
- a CDS encoding Ku protein → MRSIWTGSISFGLINIPIKLFSAVQESSLDLDMLDKNDNSNIKFKRVNETTGKEVAFANIVKGYKIDDKYVILEDKDFEAADAEKTKTIDILNFTLEKEIDSLYYEQPYYLEPDKGAANAYALLRDAMASTGKVGVTSFVLRNKEALAILKPYKDVIVLNRIRFEQEIRDTSELKLPAVSKTKLKEIDMANKLVEQLTEPFDISKYKDEYTAKLLKIIKDKAKGKKQTAPKLKVVHKQSDDLMSMLKASLENKKKSS
- a CDS encoding DsbA family oxidoreductase — protein: MKIEIWSDIMCPFCYIGKRQLETALSVFPNDNFEIEWKSFQLDPTITAQPDTDVYTFLAERKGMSVEQSKEMHKGVAERAKSVGLDYNFDKAVISNSLNAHRIIQLAKTKNIDDRMEEIFFKAYFTDGQDLNNGPTLIKLGIQAGLAENEVREVLESDDLFIKEVQSDIKEAGEIGVQGVPFFVFDRKYAVSGAQPVETFVNTIQEVLK
- the dnaN gene encoding DNA polymerase III subunit beta, coding for MKFIVSSSYLLKQLQVLGSVINSNNTLPILDNFLFELDNNALTVSASDLETTMSATLSIDSTSKGSVAVPAKLLLEILKTFPEQPLTFTVEDNNTVEISSNSGKYALAYAAGEEFPKAVSLEDPSVTLVPAEVLATAVSKTIFAAGNDDLRPVMSGVFFQFSPEGLIFVATDAHKLVKYARTDVKASQVADFIMPKKPLNILKSILGSSDAEVKIEYNDSNATFSFDNYILMCRLIDGKYPNYEAVIPKENPNKLMIDRSLFLSSVRRVAIFSNKTTHQIRLKIAGAELNVSAEDIDYSNKAEERLTCDYQGDDLQIGFNSRFLTEMLTNLQSDMIMLEMSLPNRAGILTPVDGLEEGETVTMLVMPVMLNS